CTTTTTTATCTTGTTCTGTCTTTTCTATCAGGTTGCTTTTCTCTTCTTCGTATTTCAATTGAGATGCAGTTAGCTTTGACGCAATTTCAAAGTCTAGTATGGAATTATTTAATCTATTAAATTCCTTATGACTTAAATATGCCTGATGCCAATTACCAGTTATGCTATCCAATTTTTCAACTCGCTGATAATAATCGCGCATAGGCCTTTTGCTATCTATTTGTTTTGCTAAATCAAAAGCATATTGAAAGTATTCCTTTGCCTTATCAAGTTGATTCAGGTTAACATAACATCCTGCTGTTTGACTATACAAACTTGCCAGTTCTACTTTGTTAGATATTTGCTTAAATTGTTGAATGGCTAATAAATAATTATTGAGCGCTTCGATATAATCTCCTTGTTTCTCATACAAATTACCAATACCAAAATTAGCCATAGCCGAACCAAAGGTATATCCTGTTTGGCTTGCAATTTCAAGCGATTTAAGTTGAAATTTAATGGCAGCAGCATAATCCTTTAGTTGTAACATGCAATTTCCTAAGTCGTAATAAGTGTCGCAAGTATTTATTTTATCATGCTTCTTCTCAAATTCAAAAAGGCCCTTTTTATAATAAGCAATTGCTTCAGCATAATTTCCAAGATTATACATATCGTCTCCAATGTTGCTGGTAGCAAAGGCGAGTGAATAGCTGTCGCCTAATTTCTCAAAAGTTTTTATGGCCTCTTCGTTTATTTTAGACGATTGATAATAATTTCCTTGTTGCACATACACCCACCCAAAAAGCAAATACAAGGAGCCAATTCTTTCTTCATCTCCAATCGCTTTGTAAAGCTTTAAGGCTTTTTCGAAGTAAACCAATGCCTGAGGATAATTGCCGCCATCTGCATAATCCTGCCCTATGTAGCAAAGTACTTTTGCAACATTTTCTTTATCCCCGTTTTTTTCAAAAATGTTGTAAGCCAAATTATGATACGTAAGT
This region of Bacteroidota bacterium genomic DNA includes:
- a CDS encoding tetratricopeptide repeat protein; this encodes LTYHNLAYNIFEKNGDKENVAKVLCYIGQDYADGGNYPQALVYFEKALKLYKAIGDEERIGSLYLLFGWVYVQQGNYYQSSKINEEAIKTFEKLGDSYSLAFATSNIGDDMYNLGNYAEAIAYYKKGLFEFEKKHDKINTCDTYYDLGNCMLQLKDYAAAIKFQLKSLEIASQTGYTFGSAMANFGIGNLYEKQGDYIEALNNYLLAIQQFKQISNKVELASLYSQTAGCYVNLNQLDKAKEYFQYAFDLAKQIDSKRPMRDYYQRVEKLDSITGNWHQAYLSHKEFNRLNNSILDFEIASKLTASQLKYEEEKSNLIEKTEQDKKDLQQRIVRNAIGVGLLGALVFSIVVYRQRNKISKARKRSDELLLNILPEEVAEELKAKGSADAKQFDDVTVMFTDFKGFTQISEKLSPTELVNEIHDCFKAFDEIISKHNIEKIKTIGDSYMCAGGLPVMNRTNAMDVVSAAVEINNFMQQHSIVRKSEGKEVFEIRIGIHTGPVVAGIVGVKKFAYDIWGDTVNIASRMESSSEAGKVNISGSTYNLVKEKYNCLYRGKIEAKNKGEIDMYFVEAKT